The Acidobacteriota bacterium nucleotide sequence TCCCCTCCGACCAATACGCGATCAAGTCGCAACTGCGCTATCACGGCCTCGATCCGGCAACCTCGTTGATCGAACTCACGCCGCGCGCGCGCGAGGCGACGCTGCGCGATGAGGATATCCGCGCGACCATCGACGGAATCGGCGAGACCATCGCGCTGGTGCTGCTGGGCGGCGTGAATTATTCGACGGGACAGGCCTTCGACATGCCCGGCATCACCAAGGCGGGGCACGCGCAAGGGTGCGTGGTGGCCTTCGATCTCGCGCACGCGGCGGGAAACGTCGTGCTCCGGCTGCACGACTGGGACGTGGACTTCGCGGTGTGGTGCAACTACAAGTACGTGAATGGCGGGCCGGGATGCGTGGGCGGATGCTTCGTCCATGAACGGCACGCGCGGGCGTTCGAGCTGCCGCGCTTCGCGGGATGGTGGGGGCACGACGAAGGAACGCGCTTCCGCATGGGCCCTGACTTCCAGCCGATGGCGGGCGCGGAGGGCTGGCAGATATCGAATCCTCCGGTGCTCTCGATGGCGGCACTACGGGCGGCGCTCGAGATCTTCGAGGAGGCCGGGATGGAGGCGCTGCGGCTGAAGAGCGTGGCCTTGACCCGATATCTGGAGTCGTTGCTGGAGCAGCATCAGAGCCCGCGCTTCACCGTGATCACGCCGAGCGAGGCGTCGCGGCGCGGCGCCATGCTGGCCATCCGCATCTTGGAGAACGCAAGCAAGGAACACGCCAATAAGTTGGTGGAGCGGCTGGCGGAGGCGGGCGTGATGACGGACTTCCGCGAGCCGAATATCCTGCGCGTGACGCCGGTGCCGCTCTACAACTCGTTCACCGACGTGGCAAAGTTCGTCGAGCAGTTCGTTGCAGGAGTCAGCAGTTAGAAGTCAGTAGCCGCCGCGGGACGTCGTTCGCGTACTCTCCTCGCGAATCCTCCCTCGCGGATCCTCCTTCGCGGATCTCCCTCCTCAGGCAAACCGAAGAACGGACTGCAACACGATCTTGAAGGCGGGCGCCTGCGGGTCGATGAGGTCTAAGTGTCCCGCATCGGCGAGCTCCACGAGTTCGACCGGGCCGTGGTCGGCGCGGCGCTGCGCGAGGAAGGACTGGCTGAGGGCGATGGGGACAACGTCGTCGTGCGTTCCGTGGATGAGCGTGCGCGGGATGGCGGAGGCGTGGCGGGCGGCGTCGGCAGCGGCGTAGGCCTCGGGCTTTTCGGCGGGAGTGCCGCCGAGGAAGCCGACGACAGCGTCATGGCTGAGGTGGAGGTCGTAAGCGAGTTGCAGGTCGGCGACGGGAGCGAGCGCAACTACCCCCTTCATGGCAGAGGTTGCGGCTGCGAGGCGGAGCGCGAGGTGGCCGCCGGCGGAGTGTCCCACGACCACGGGGGGAGCGGCGAAGTGCTGGCGCGCGGCGGCGAGGCCGGCGCGGACGTCGTCGAAGCTGGCCGGCCATCCGCCGGCGTTTCCGTTGCTACCGTCGTTCTTGCCCACGCGGCGATATTCCAGGCTGGCGGTGGCAATGCCGGCAGCGGATAGCGCCGCGCACAGATGACTGGCATGGGTAAGGTCATAGCGCGCGCGCCAGAAGCCACCGTGGATCATTAATAGGAAACCAACCGCAAAGCCACGCGGCTTTGAACCGGGCGTGGAGGCGGGCAAGAACAGGTCGAAGAACTGGCTGACGTCGGCGCCATAGGCGTGGCGCTGGTCAGCGGGGATGGGTGGCACAGCAGTGATATCGCGCGACATGCGGGAGACAGTCTACAGGCGCGAGCAGATGCCGCGCAGGTGGCGGCATTGGGACGGCTAGCCGCGGCCGGTTATCTGTTATCTGTTATCTGTGATCTGTGATCTGTGATCTGCGATCTATA carries:
- the kynU gene encoding kynureninase, with amino-acid sequence MPETETMRESAAALDARDPLAKYRERFYFPRTPQGEPVVYLVGHSLGLQPKTARAYLEQEMKDWEELGVHAHLQAKSPWVPYHRFLADQTARLVGARSSEVVVMNSLTVNLHLMMVSFFRPTKQRHKIVIERGAFPSDQYAIKSQLRYHGLDPATSLIELTPRAREATLRDEDIRATIDGIGETIALVLLGGVNYSTGQAFDMPGITKAGHAQGCVVAFDLAHAAGNVVLRLHDWDVDFAVWCNYKYVNGGPGCVGGCFVHERHARAFELPRFAGWWGHDEGTRFRMGPDFQPMAGAEGWQISNPPVLSMAALRAALEIFEEAGMEALRLKSVALTRYLESLLEQHQSPRFTVITPSEASRRGAMLAIRILENASKEHANKLVERLAEAGVMTDFREPNILRVTPVPLYNSFTDVAKFVEQFVAGVSS
- a CDS encoding alpha/beta fold hydrolase; the protein is MSRDITAVPPIPADQRHAYGADVSQFFDLFLPASTPGSKPRGFAVGFLLMIHGGFWRARYDLTHASHLCAALSAAGIATASLEYRRVGKNDGSNGNAGGWPASFDDVRAGLAAARQHFAAPPVVVGHSAGGHLALRLAAATSAMKGVVALAPVADLQLAYDLHLSHDAVVGFLGGTPAEKPEAYAAADAARHASAIPRTLIHGTHDDVVPIALSQSFLAQRRADHGPVELVELADAGHLDLIDPQAPAFKIVLQSVLRFA